The sequence GAAGCTGATAACACCAGCAAGCGAGGAGGCCAGTGCACTGACCCTTGCTGAAGTAGGCATTGTTTCACGGGGAGATAAGAGTCTCCCACCTCCATGGGTGGGCCTCTGGAGTGACCAATGAGCGTGGACAGGCGCCAAGGTctgctctccccttcctctttaTAACCAGGGCTGTCAGGGCGATGAGTCCAAACCTGCCCTGAGCACTCATTGCGAGGAGCCTGAGCCTGCACCCTCCTGCACGATGACACTGACTCAAGCCGAGAAGGCCGCCGTGGTCACCATCTGGACAAAGGTGGCTACCCAAGCCGATGCCATTGGGGCAGAATCACTGGAGAGGTAAGTCCCCCCGAACTCCTCCAAAGAGGGTGCCTCCTCTGGCTTTGCTATTAGGATGCATCTCATGCAAAACTTGCATGAGTGAGAGCACACAGGGATTGGTGAGAGTTGATGGATGACCTCTATGTCGTTTGGTATGTAATTTTCTGGGATTATATCTGTGCTACTAAATGCTCCAAAATCTCATAGcaaaacataattttctaaaCCTAATTCTagaggtttatttttcattatagCAATCCAGAAGAATTCACAGCCAGGAGCCCTGGTGAGGAATTCAAAGTCATTCATACTCAGTGTCCTGAAACAGGCTTATCACTGTTAGGAAATGAACTTGAAGTGGTTTATTGCATAAGTGATGCGCTTTCTCTTGCAGTTTCTAGGCACTGAGAGAATAGATATCCACTAATTTCACTGGATACTCATGTTTCATTGTTCCAGTTGATAAGTAACGAACTGTTAGGAAACAAGACAACTGGACCCCCTGCATGAAGTAAGCACAGTAATCCAAAATTCATACAAATGAAGCAAGCTGGCACAAAAGGGATAATAGTCTGGAAACTGTTCAGAAATTATGATGTTATTCaaagttatttaaatgttatttacagCTCAATATAAAGTATTGCACTACTCCTTCCAAAACTCTGAGTGCCACTCATGTCGATTCTGGTTCGTTCAGCTCATATTAGTTTGAAGGTCCTGCAAAATGGCTTGCAATGTAATATAGGAAATGTACTGACAATTTGgggctattattttttttttaatacattaagtttaaaattatttttaacatttcattctTCTCTAGTATGCACAGATTAGCCCACTCTTTAATCTGCACATACTGCAGAAGAGGTTTAAGAGCAGAAAGACCCTCCTGATGCTTGCTTCAAGATCCCAGATCTTTGTTACAACTGCTGAAGGAGTGCACTTCTGTAGCTGGCAGGTTTACATCGCACTTGCGCTGGGGTTTTACCATCTCATGCATGCCATTTCCACTGCTAAATCTCATTCTCATGTTCTCCTCCAGGCTTTTCTCCAGCTacccccaaacaaaaacctaCTTCCCTCACTTTGATCTCAGCCAAGGCTCAGCTCAGCTTCGTGCTCATGGCTCCAAGGTCATGAATGCCATTGGGGAAGCTGTGAAGAACATTGATGACATCAGAGGCGCTTTGGCCAAACTCAGTGAGCTGCATGCTTACATCCTCAGGGTGGACCCAGTGAACTTCAGGGTGAGTGAGCACAGAGACTTTCAGGGATGAAAACTGCCATCACAGAATTAGAGACCACAGATAATTTTGGCTAATGGCAGGTTGGTCCCTGGCTGCACTGCACAGCCTCGTCAACTCATGTCGCTGCTTGTTCCCCACCTGATTTTTAACCTGAGATTGGATCTTTTAATGAAAGATCTGGTCTGGCTCAAGCAAAGTACTACTCAGGGGTCTCCTATGGGTTGTGTTAGATGGACTCGCGTCTCTGCTGCCTTTGTTGTAATTTATGAATCTCCCTCACACATCAGGTTATATCTCCTGTCTTGAACAAAGTCTTGGTAAATTCTAAACATTTCCACCTTGTTGCATTTCCCTTTGGTGAGGAAGGAAGGGACATTTGGAAGAGGGAGTGGGATCAAGGAGTGCCTTTTGCCCTATGCCAAAGGCAACTCTGCTTCTTCACATGTAGCACAAGGCAGCAGCGTTACCTGCTTGGGACACGTTGTTGTCATCCCAAAGCACACTGGGACCAAGGTCCACTGCAGACCCCTAGACTGACATCTGTTACTGATTATGATGGATTTCATCCTGTGTTCCCTTACAGCTGCTTTCGCACTGTATCCTGTGCTCCGTGGCTGCCCGCTATCCCAGTGACTTCACCCCAGAAGCTCATGCTGCGTGGGACAAGTTCCTGTCCAGTGTTTCCTCTGTTCTGACTGAGAAGTACAGATAAATGGCCCCCACAGAGGGTGAGGAATGCACATCCATGGCACATCCCAGCTGCCAGGCTCTGGGGTATTCATCCTTTCCCATGCAGTCCTCTCAAATCCCCTATTCAGGGGCTCGGTCATTTGCAAAACCCAATAAATAATTCAAATGTGAGCTATGGTCTCTGTGTTTTCATTCCCATGTGTTCCACCTACACCTTAGTGTTCAGGCAGGAGTGTTCTGAGATGTCTACACAATATGGAGGAGGAAATACTAAGCTGTGTAAATTTGTGTACTGATTCTGGTTCTAATGAATTCATGTACTAATTCATGTGCGAAGCTGGGTAAATGCAGTGGGAAGAACAAAACACTGAGCAGAAGCCCAGAACAGGCTAAAGCCCTACGACTGCTACTGCTCACCAAAGGTCAATCCACTGAAGCCTGTTTCCAGGCTGATCAGGAAACAGTCTTTTACCCTGCTGGGATATTGAATGGACCCAGGCTTTTGGTTTGGCCTATCCAAAACctgtcacagcctgctgtgaacAAAACCTGCATTGCCATATGTTGTGATGTGCCCGGAGCAATGCTGGGCATTGTCTTCTCATGCTCCTCTCCACGGTGTATGGACAGAGTATCTGATGTGCTTCATGAACACCTTGGACTATCACACCTGCTAGACAGGTGTGGTAAAGGAACCATCCACTCGGTTTGACATCTCTTATTTTTATCCGGGGAACTTCACATACATTTGAAATTTGGGAATACTAGTGGCTACTAGAGATCAGTGTTGATGGTGTCTGAGGGACCACAGATTCCCAGAGTTTCCCTGGAAAGCAGTGACGGGGAAGAGTTCAGAACTGATGGTCACCCTGGGGGGACTGCAGGGATCCTCCATACATGCCTGTTGTGGGTTAATCCCCGTGGGCAGCTGAGCACTACACAGTCATTCACACACTTCCCCCCCTCACTGGGatgaggggaagaggaaaggaagaataaaagcaagaaaaattggGGGTCaagatcaaacaaacaaacaatcaaacagaaataattgtttaataagtgaaggataattggaagaagagggaagaaagcaaaacaaaacaggtgtTGTAAAGGCAATCACTCACTGCTTCCCATGGgtagaccaatgcccagccagttcctgatcAAGAAAGATGGGTAACCCTCCTAAAACTCCCTaaactcctctcttttcccttttattgctgagcatggtgTTATATGGTATGAAATGCctctttggctagttggggttaTCTGCCCAGTTGTATATAGTGCACCCCAAAATCTATTCTCTGGGGGGACAGAGTGAGAAGCAGAGATGGACTTGATGTtgtgcaaacactgctcagcaaaaGCCAGAACATCAGTGTGTTAGCAGGGCTGGTTTGGTCAAAAACCTGTAACACAGCACCGTGTGAACTGCTGTGAAAAGAATTATTTATCAGGTTACATTCATTGCCCATGCCTCTCTCAGACGACTTCTGACATGAAAAGGGTGGTGCAAAGTCTCAAGCACGCTCTGATCGACAACCTGAACTAGCATGGCAAGCTGTGGTCCTCATCTTTACAAAATTTTGGGACTGTGTTTGGGCAAGGGGGAGAGAGACAGTGAGGAAGCTCTGAAGCCACCAAATTGCTCTAAACGTGTCACACATTGAACCacagcagtttttaaaactttctacATTTGTGGCTCTCAGGTAACCTGAGCATTTAAGTCCACAACTTAGGTAGGTCAGCATCTGGTGCGGCCCTAACCCCAAATTTGTACCAATGACTTTGTACAGAGGCTGAGCGAAGGATGTGACAGTCAACAACCACCGTATGCCCTGCGGGATGTCCCAGTGTGTatggggagaggcaggagcacACGCTGGGctgagaagaagggaagaagcacAGGCCTGACAGGCATCCCAGGATGGACTTTGGGAAGACCATGTGCTGAAAAAGGAGGTTCTTCCCCACCCAGGTTTCTTCGGGCTGCTGGAGAGATGATGTTTCTCATGGCAGATGCCCAGCAGAGCCCAGGAGGGCTTGTCCATGGCTCCTGCTCAGAGGCCCAGGGGCTCTTCAGACAGAGAGGGGCTGGATGTGCCAGAGGCTGGAGGACATGAGGGACCAGGGACACGTGTGAGACTCGCTCGGACACCCGTGGAGCCAGGGAGGACCCTGGCCTGGCTAGGGGGAATGGTGGGTCCCCACAGGGGGCTTGAGGATGTGCCAGCCGGTGAGACCAAGGCTGTGGCACCCCCAGGGCATGCCTGTGGCTGCTGTTGACCATGGGACAGCCCAGCCGGGtgctgccccccaccctccacctgctgtggggctggtgcAGTGGGgcgggacagggcagggcagccgGGTCCCCTCGGGGCCTCCTCAGGGCTGGGCCCCCCGAGGCAGTCGGGGCCCCCCGAGGCCACACAGCAGCCACTCCCTGGGCCCGGCACTGCACAGCCGATAAGATAAGGCCGGGATGGAGGTGCTGGGTGCTATAAGAGAGCGTCCTCGTGGGCAGTGCTGCCACCAAGACCTGTCTGCCACTGCCAGCTGCCACCAAGACCTGCTCGCCACTGCCAGCTGCCACCATGCTGACCGCCGATGACAAGAAGATGATCCAGCAGACCTGGGACAAGGTGTCAGGCCACGCAGAGGCCATAGGAGAAGAAGCCCTGTGGAGGTGCAGGACGGCCTGGGGACCCCACGGGCGAGGGGGGCAAGTGGGTGGGAGCCCCATGGGGGACTGGTGGGGGGGGTCCAGCTGAGGGTCAGCAGCACTGACCGTCCCGCTCCGGCAGGTTGTTCATCACCTACCCCCAGACCAAGACCTACTTCCCCCACTTCGACCTGACCCGTGGCTCTGAGCAGGTCCGCAGCCATGGCAAGAAGGTGGTGAACGCCTTGACTAATGCCGTCAAGAACATGGACAACCTCAGCCAGGCCCTGTCTGAGCTCAGCAACCTGCATGCCTACAACCTGCGCGTCGACCCCGTCAACTTCAAGGCAGGAGGGGGACGGGGGAtgggggacgggggacgggggatgggggatgggggatgggggaTGAGGGACAGGGACCAGGCTGGGGGTAAGGGGGCCATAGCAGTGGTGCTGAGTCCTCTTTGCCTTGCAGCTGCTGTCGCAGTGCTTCCAGGTGGTGCTGGCTGTGAACCTGGGCAAGGACTACACCCCCGAGGTGCATGCTGCCTTCGACAAGTTCCTGTCGGCCGTGGCCGCTGTGCTGGCTGAGAAGTACAGATAAACTGCCACCTGTGCCTGGATGCCATCAATAAAGACTCTTTTGCCACAGCACTGCGTCTGTCTgtgccggggctgggggctggggtgggctgaAGCGTCACGGTGCTCCTGctggagggggggaaggagggaggggctGGTGAGGCCAGCCATGGTACAGGTACCGGCCATGGGCTCCCTGGGTGCCCCCAGGGCCCTGCCTGCTTCCACCCTGACCCAGCTTAGGGTGCGGCTGATGCTGTCAGAGGACCCTGGGGAATGGAGCTCAGCCTGTCACCCTGCTGTGTCTGCATCCCTCTGGGGAGAGGGGCGAAGGGTGCACCAAGCCAAACTTGGTGCTTGCATCCCCTTGAAGGATTCTCTGATGGGGTAGGATGAATCCCTCCTGGGTCCATCTATCACAACGGCTACTTAGGACTTTATTGAGGATGCTGTAGGAGCTGAGTGCCTGCATGAGCTCCAGAAGCAATCAAACAAGTTCATGGagtaaaaaaaatccattaagcACAAACCCTGCTCTTGGGCTCAAGCCCCTGAGCCACAAATCCCTGTTGACTGCCAGGGAAGTGCCCCCACACTTGCCCTGGGTGTCTGCTCTTCCCCTGGCACCTGGGCAGGGTGGCAGTGGGGCGGGCAGAGCTGCAGTCCAGCACAGGGCCACTGGTTTCAGGGGCCTGGagcctgaatttaaaaaaaaatcattgtcttTAGATCACAGGTGGTGGGTTGTAAGATACTAAACTGGGTTTGCTCTGCGCTGTGACACCAGAGGGAGACGAGTGTTCATGAGGGGTGGGAGAGAGTGTATCAGGAGAGCAGTGCCTGCGGTGGCCGAGTACAGGCAGCTGCCGGGTGCTGGGCATGCGGGGACCCTGCCTGCACAGAGATACAGGGCTGGGAGTCCCCGGGCCACAGCGGCCCCTGCTCCTGCAAGTGCACTCATGAACCCA comes from Strix aluco isolate bStrAlu1 chromosome 15, bStrAlu1.hap1, whole genome shotgun sequence and encodes:
- the LOC141930252 gene encoding hemoglobin subunit alpha-D/D', which translates into the protein MLTADDKKMIQQTWDKVSGHAEAIGEEALWRLFITYPQTKTYFPHFDLTRGSEQVRSHGKKVVNALTNAVKNMDNLSQALSELSNLHAYNLRVDPVNFKLLSQCFQVVLAVNLGKDYTPEVHAAFDKFLSAVAAVLAEKYR
- the LOC141930330 gene encoding hemoglobin subunit pi yields the protein MTLTQAEKAAVVTIWTKVATQADAIGAESLERLFSSYPQTKTYFPHFDLSQGSAQLRAHGSKVMNAIGEAVKNIDDIRGALAKLSELHAYILRVDPVNFRLLSHCILCSVAARYPSDFTPEAHAAWDKFLSSVSSVLTEKYR